In Candidatus Neomarinimicrobiota bacterium, the following are encoded in one genomic region:
- a CDS encoding IS3 family transposase yields the protein QDIFEYIEVFYNRQRLHSALGYKTPIEYGKLTNVA from the coding sequence AACAGGACATATTTGAATACATAGAGGTGTTTTACAACCGCCAAAGGCTTCATTCAGCCTTAGGCTACAAAACACCTATTGAATATGGAAAACTAACAAATGTTGCTTAA